The Streptococcus parasanguinis genomic sequence GCGCTTGAGGCAAATCCACCAGTACCACTGTATTTAACTGCAGCTTGCAAATCACCTTTAGAGTTTTCAGTTACAGTAACAGTCATCTTAACTGTCATACCATCGTAATCGACGTTTGTATCTGCCCCTTTAACCTCAGTGATTGTGTAAGTGTAAGTACCAACTTTATTGAAGGTTAATTTGCTAAATGTTGCTTTACCGTTTTTGTTCGTAACAGTTTCTTCATATCCTGGAAGTGATTTATTTTCTTGATCTTTTTTAATCTTGAAGCTAAATTCACCATCAACAAGTACACGTCCTTCCAGTTGTTTTTCAACTTCTGGAGTGACTTCAACTGGTTCTTGTTTGACATAGTAGTAAACCGGTTGTTTATATGGTGTCAAAGTGTTGAGCAAGTCAACGTTTGTACCAATACCATTTACTCCTCGAATCAATTGCTCGTTTGGAGAAAGGTGACCGATATTGTCTCCTAAGAATGGTACGAATACAGTTTTATATGGTGTATATCCAGCAGCTTTTTGGAAGTCAAATGGAACTTCTTTACCATTTGCATAGGTTACACCTTTACTATCAGTGAAAGGAATTGTGTGAAGTGGTGATTTCTTAACTGCTAATTCTTGTTTGTTATAATCACCAGGTTTAATAGGCTTTGTTTCTGCTAGCAACATGTAGCCATCGGTGCTCAAGGTACCGTCAGAACGTTTGCTTTGTTGTTTTGGATCTAGAAGATAAACGCGAACAACTACAGTTCCATCTTCACCTACGATTTCTTTAATCCGTTTAATCCCTGCACGCTCAGCGTCCATGAATTTCGTACCAACAGTGTAAGGGCGACTTACATAACCTGATTGATCATTTTCATCAGCTGCTTGATACAATTTGTAACCATCAAATTGACGCTCTCCAGATGCTGTGAAGTTTTGCCCTTCCATAGCTTTAAGAGTGTATGAAGCTAAGTCTACTTCATTACCATTTGCTTTATAATCTTGAACAGTTACATCAGTTTTATTCGCATTAAATGTTGGATTATTTTTATCAACTACTTTATAGTAAGTTGTTTTATTAACTGATGCTGGAATCTTGGCATTAGTATCCGTAATCGTACGACCGTTATAAGCTGGTTCTACAACGTTGATAATATCTGTTGATGTACGAGCAGCATAAACATCATCGTATAATTTTTTCTCATCCGGAGTAAGGTTATGTCCTGGAGCTACTAAAGCTTGGATACTTGCCCCAACTTCATACCCTAATTGGATGAATGGTTGGTCCGTTTTACCAGGGCCAGCTCCTGTACCTGGATCGTAATCAACTTGCCAAGTTAATTCTCCTCTAGATGCAGTAGCAGTAGTAGTGAATTTTTGAATACCACTAGAGGCAGTAATCTTTCTGGTTTCTACTACATTGCCAGTGTTTTTATCGATCAATTCAACAGTCGTATCTGTCGAAGCATCAAATCTCTTATAAGCACGTGTGTAGTAGTTTGTATGATACCGTTCGTTAAAGCGAGTAAGGTCTACGATACTGTATGTATAGACATCGCCTTCTTTAGCAGCATATCCTGATGGTACTGTTTGTGAACGAACACTTGCACCGTTAGGATCCGTCATATCAGGTGTAGCAACTTCACCGTCTTTTAAGAAAGTTGCTACAGCAACTGGCTCGTTATTGTGGTCTGTAGCAGCACGACGGCTACGACGACGACTACTTACTGCTAAAGCTCCTGCATTTGTACGTTCTGTAGCAGCGTTTGCTACAGCCGCAGCAGCATCTGTACTTGTTGCTTTATCTGTTTGAGCAGCTGCTCCCGTACCAGTGATTGGAGCTGCTGAACTTACAGTTGCTGAAAAAGTAGTTGTTGCAGCTGGTGTAGTTGCTTCTTCTCTTGCAGCTGCTCTTTCTGAGCTTTCACCTGCTGCAGCACGAGTTGCAGTAGGTTGTGCTGTAGTAGAAACTGTGGTAGAAGCTGGTTTAGAGCTGGTTTCTGCCATTTTCGCTGTTGGTAGAACGATTTCTGGCAATGAACCAACGTTTAGTGGTTTTGAAGCTTCTTCAGTTTTTTTAGTTTCAGCTGGCGCTACCTGTTTTTCTGTAGCAGCTGGTGTTTTAGCTACTTCAGCTTTTTCAGTTGCTGGAGCTGGTGTTTCTGAAGTTGCAGCAGCAGTCCCAGAAAGGTCAATTTTGGGAACTGATCCCCCTTCCCCGTATGCCTTAGAAGCAGCTGGTGCTTCTGCTTGACTTGACTCTGTTGTAGCAGGTTGTGCTGCTTCTGAAGCTGCTGTTCCCGCAGATTCAGAGGCTGCTGTTGCCTCATCCGCTGACGCAGATTGAGCTCCTGCAGCAAAGAGCGCTGTTCCTAAGAGAACAGAACAAACCCCAATGCTATATTTTCGTAAAGAAAAGCGTTGGCGTCTATTGAAAATATCCTTCATTTATAGGATCTCCTTTTTCATATTTCATGATTCCATGATACAAATAAAATTGTAACATCCTTGACATCAAGAGTCAATCTGTCGAAATAAAAATGTAACATTCTTGTTAAAATGTCATATTATACCACATATTTTTTAATAATTTGTGCTAAATTGTCACATTTTTTCCTATCCGGTTCACTTTTTTTACACCAAAAAAAGAATACAGGAAAACAAAGATCGTTCTTTCTTCCTATACTCTTCTATATAATTATTTCACTTCTGAGATCAATCCGGTGTCCACATCATACACCGCTCCCGAAATAACGACATCCTCTGGAATCAAAGGAGAAGCCTTTAAAAGCTCCATATCTTCACGGACACTCTCCTCAATATCTTGAAAGGGAAGGAAGTCGCGATCTCCTACATCCACACCCAGTTCTTTCTTGAGATGCTGACGGAAACCTTCGTTTTCAAAGGTCTGTGCGCCACAGTCTGTATGGTGCAAGACCACAATTTCACGGGTTCCCATTTGCTGCTGCGAAATGACCAAGGAGCGAATCATATCATCGGTCACGCGCCCTCCAGCATTCCGCAAAATATGGGCATCTCCAAGAGCCAGACCTAGTGCAGGCGCCACGTGAAGACGGGAATCCATACAGGTCACAATGGCTACTTGTGTTTTGGGCTTAATCGGAAGACGGAGGTCTCCATGTAGCGCCACATAAGCTTGGTTAGCTGTTAAAAAATTATCAAAATAAGACATGGTCTCTCCTTTATTCCTTTGAAATTCAAATCATCTATTATTTTACCACAACTCACTATTTCTGTCAGGGGATACCTCCTGTCATCTGTCACATCTGAAAAAAAGCCTTAAACTTCCCGTTTAAGACTTTTCTACTATTAAAATTAAAATACTTTCTTCAAGACTTCAGACAGTGTACTCACACCGACCACTTCGATCCCTGATGGTGTCGAAATCCCCGTCAGAGAGTTTTTCGGAACATAAATCTTGGTAAAACCGAGCTTGGCAGCTTCATTGATCCGTTGTTCGATCCTGTTGACCCGGCGAACTTCTCCTGTCAAGCCCAACTCTCCAACGAAACATTCCTGCGGGTTGGTTGGCTTGTCCTTGTAGCTCGAGGCAATGGCTACGGCTACGGCTAGGTCGATAGCTGGCTCATCCAACTTGACACCACCTGCAGACTTGAGGTAGGCATCCTGATTTTGAAGGAGCAAACCCGCTCGTTTTTCTAGCACTGCCATGATGAGACTAGCTCGATTAAAATCAAGCCCCGTTGTCGTCCGCTTGGCATTTCCAAACATAGTTGGCGTCACCAAGGCCTGCACTTCAGCTAGAATTGGACGCGTCCCTTCCATGGTGACCACGATGGACGAGCCAGTCGCGCCATCCAGGCGCTCTTCCAGAAAGACCTGACTAGGATTGAGAACCTCGACCAAGCCACCTGATTGCATTTCGAAGATACCGATCTCATTGGTCGAGCCAAAGCGGTTCTTGACCGCTCTCAGAATCCGGAAGGTATGGTGGCGCTCGCCCTCAAAGTAGAGCACCGTATCCACCATGTGTTCCAGCATCCGAGGTCCTGCCAAGGTTCCTTCCTTGGTCACATGGCCAACAATAAAGATGGCGATGTTATTGGTCTTGGCCAGCTGCATGAGCTCAGCCGTTACCTCACGTACCTGAGAGACCGACCCCTGCACCCCTGAAATCTCAGGAGACATAATGGTCTGGATGGAGTCAATGATCAGAAAATTAGGTTGGATGCGTTCCACCTCTGCTCGCACGCTCTGCATATTGGTCTCGGCATAGAGATAAAACTCACTGTCGATATCTCCCAAGCGCTCTGCACGGAGTTTGATCTGCTGGGCCGACTCCTCCCCACTGACATAGAGAACCGTTCCCACTTGAGACAACTGGGTTGATACTTGAAGGAGAAGGGTCGATTTCCCAATCCCTGGATCCCCACCGATGAGGACGAGACTCCCTGGGACCACTCCTCCACCGAGTACACGGTTGAATTCCTCCATCTCGGTCTTGGTCCGATGGACATTGATAGAGGTCACATCCGCCAGTTTCATGGGTTTGGTCTTTTCACCCGTCAAGGACACCCGTGCATTCTTGACCTCTGCAACCTCAACCTCCTCGACAAAAGAAGACCAAGACCCACAGTTTGGACAGCGCCCTAAATACTTGGGGGAATTGTAGGCACAATTTTGACAAATAAATGTCGTTTTTTTCTTAGCGATGATAAACCTCTTTCTAAATCTCTATGTCACACTCAATCACTTGGCAAAAATCAATCTTCTCATTTGGCACAAACTGGCGCATGAGCATTCCGTGAGTTACAATGATAATAGTTTTATAATTTTTATATTTTTCCAAAGCTCTTAAAAAACGATGACGCATCTCTAGATCAGTTTCATAGCGATAAGGAGAATCTTCAGATAAAGCTCCTTGATATTTTAGATAATATTCATGAGCTACCAATACACTAGTTAAATCAGAGTTAGTGCCATCTAAGTCTGGACGCCACTCATGAAAAAACGGCTCCACAAACAAGTCCAATCCTGTTTCAACTGCTATATAATGTGCTGTTTCTAAGGCCCTCGTCACAGACGATGAAATAATAATCTCTGCCTTTCCAAAACATGCAGTTTTAGCAACTTCTTTTGCCAGACTGCGACCTTTTCCTGTCAATGGTGCTAAATCACGACCAAAACCACTATAGAGTTGCGGATTTTCAATTTTATCAAGCATACTATAATCTGGCTCCCCGTGACGGACAAAGATAATCTTCATATTAAGATCCCCATAAAACTATCCAATCTTGATTCCGCAATCTTGCCACTGCTTCAGTGTTTTAGAGAATTTCTTCTGGTTGGCAACTCCGACAGCAGACAAATCGACAGAAACCTGATAATTCTCCTTGACAGCTGCCAAAACGGAAGCCTTGACACAGCCATTGCCATCCACCCCTATAAACTCTATGCTTTTAGCACCGTTTCCCTCTAAAAAATCTTTTAAATCTGGATTAGTAAAGCAAGAAGCCCGACGCTTCTCAAAAATACGAGAAGATACAACCAGCAAGCCGGTCGTAAATTTCTTCTTTCTATCTTTTCTCTCCCAGAAAAAACGATTGAGAATATAGATAACTCGTTCGCTAGGATAGGTAGCAATTTTGTCATTTACAGCTGCAGTCAGTTCTTCATGATATGCTTTTCCTACAGCAACATAATCTGACTGCATGTCTACAACTAATAAATAGTCTGCCATTTTATTCCTCTATTTCCCTGTCGAACCAAATCCACCAGTACGCACGCCGTCTGCTTCATCTCCATCGGCAATCAAGAATGGTGCAAAGACAGCCTGAACCACACGTTCACCAACTTCAAGAACAACTTCCTGGTCGGTAATATTTTTCATCTGAGCAAAGATATGGCCTTCATTTCCTGGATTGCCATAGTAGTCTCCATCAATGACCCCCACAGAGTTGATCAAGACCAGGCCTTTTTTGCGAGGGTTGGACGAGCGATCGTAAAGATAAAGCACTTCACCCGCTTGCATATAGGCCTTGACCCCAGTTGGCACGAGGACGATTTCCCCTGGAGCAATCACCGTGCGCTCTGCCACCTTTAAGTCGTAACCAGCCGCGTGGGCCGTTTCCCGTTTTGGCAGTAAGTCCTGATTGGTATAGCTTGATACAAGCTCAAATCCGCGAATTTTTGTCATCATAATTCCTCTTTTATCTAAATAGTTTCCATCTCTTCTATTATACCATCACTTTGCCCTAGCGTCTCCCCTATACTACTATTCGTATTTTTTGAGTAAAAACCTCCTTTTTCACCTTCATTATTTGTAAATTATATGATACTTTCATGGTTGTTTTCTAAAAGAAAGTGAAAGTTAATGAAACAGCTTAAAAACACCTAATTTCACCGATTTTAGCTTGAAGCCAATTATTATTTTTGCTATAATTCCCTGTGTAGGGAATAATTTTAAAAGTAAAATATTTTACCCTATAAAATTATTTAATGGAGGTCGTGTCTCAGCACTCAATTCTAATTACCAACAGATAGGATTTGAAAGGTCCATATCGTTAAAAGTAATCAGGTATTGATGATTAGGCACTAATTTTTTTATGAAAAGGGAAGATAAGATGAAGAATAGGAATATCAAAATTTTCTCATTTGTCCTTTGTTTAGTGGCCATGCTTTTCGCTTTAGGTCTGAATCGCACTTCAGCAGAAACTCCTGGAGTGACAGTAAGCGGAAAATTGGTCGATACAATCAAAAATATCAAAGTTACCAATAATGAAGGTGGCAACCTTGATTGGGAATTAGGACAATGGGCAACATTTCGTATCAATGCTGATTTCGACTTAGCTGGTAAGAATGTCAAAAAAGGTGATACGACTGATCTCACCGTTCCAGATGCTTTGATCATTACGTCGCAAAGTTTTGAAATTCGTGATGTCAATACGAATGAGGTCATTGCCCACGCAACGGTTGACAAAGACAATAAGAAATTGTCATTGACTTACACTGACTATGTCGAAAAACACTCAGATACCCAGGGATCCTTCTTCTTCTATGCGCGGATCGACTTTAAGAAACACCCTCAACAAGGGGAAGTCCCTGTTGAAATTACCGTCAATGGAGAAACCAAGATCGGCGGGAAGGTTACCTTTAAAGGAGTCGGAGACGGTAACCCAACTCCATTATCAAAAACTAGTTGGGTGAATGACAACGACCATAAAACAGTCACCTATACTATTTCTGTTAATAAAAGTAAACAAAATATCAAAGAAGTCACTATTGAAGATCATTTGAGATTTACAAATGCTTCCTATGTAAAAGACAGCATCAAAGTCATCAAAGGGAAGTTCTCATTTGAAGCAGGTGAATGGGTCTTTTCAAATCGTGTTGATGTAACGGATCAACACCCTGTTACCATCAGTGAAGATGGTCAATCTTTTGTTGTCAATCTGGGGGACATTAGCGAAAACGATCAATATCGGATTGATTATGATGTTCGCTTAAATTACGAGCCTGTAGACGGGGAACTTCTTAAAAACGATGCTACCCTTAAAGGAAAGCAGTTTGAAACAAAAGATGTGACAAACACAGCCGCTGTCCAAGTCGCAGGAGGATCTGGTGTCGGTTATGTCTTTACAATTCATGTCCACAAGGTAAACGATGAAAGTCAGCCACTTGCTGGAGCTAAGTTTAAAATCGTTCGTCAAGCCAACAACCAAGTGATTGGGGAATACGTTACAGATGAGAACGGAGATATTACGGTTAATGCGCTCTTAAAAGATAAATACATCTTAACAGAAACCGAGGCCCCTGCGGGTTATACGATCAAGGAGGCTGACACCGTCGTAAATGCTGAAGATTTTGGTAAGGATCATAAGGTTACGAAGACGATCGTCAATCCAAAAGAACAGACAACGACTACGACAACCACTACAACTACTACTACGACAACAACCTCTACAACGACTCAAGAGCCAACAACAACTACGACGACAACTCAAGAGCCGACTACGACTACGACAACAACTGAGGAACCTACTCCTACTACCACTACAACAACTCCAGAGTCAACAACAACTTCAACGACAACTGAAGAACCTACTACTACAACAACGACTCAAGAGCCAACAACTACAACAACGACGACAGAAGGTCCAAAACCTACGCCGACAACCACTACAACTACAACGACGACTACAACTACGTCTGAAAAACCAGGGCCTACGACGACTACGACAACCACTCCAGAGGGGCCAACAACGAATACGACCAAACCTGGCAACCCAGGTGATTCTGGCACCACAACTTCAAACGGAGGTCGCAAGACATTCCTGCCAAAAACAGGTGAAGCAGTCGCTACTGGTGTCATCTTGATCGGTGTTGCTATCCTATCAGGAGCCGTCATCTTGAAACGCAAGATTTCTAATAACTAATCGTTTGCATTGCGGATCATATAAAAAAGGATCGCATCCCATTGGATGCGATCCTTTTTTGTGTTGATCACAGTTTTTGATACTCTCACACCTTATTGTCCTTCATTACTTCTGCTTCGTCTCATTTGAATGACGAGGTAAGCAACAGAAACAATAGATAGCAAGGCACCCAGGATCACGCCTTTTTGTCTAAAGACGAATTCAACCTTATGATTTCCCTTTGAGATTGGGAAGGATAAGAATGCATTCCATGCTTTTTCGGTTTTGACAAACTTCCCATCCACTTTCACTTTCCAGCCATCGCTGTATGGAATGGAAGTCATCATATAGTTACTATCATCTGTGATAGACACATCGCCAACAATATGGGTATTTGAAAACTTGGTTACTTGTAAACCTTGTTTCTTCCGGTTTTCTAATACCTGTTGAATCTGATCAACGTCGGCGCGATAAACACCTGCATTGCTCATATCGATGTGATCTGTTCTAAATCTAAATTCAATAACGGTTTCTTGGTTTTCAGTTTGATCTGTCAACTGCCAAATTTGTCTTTGCGTAAAAATTTTAGCATTGAGCAACCATTTATTATTGAGTAAAACCGAGTAATCTTGGTTTTGGATCAAAGATACAGGAGTAAAGAAATAATAGGTGTAATTGGTACGCGGAGTGACCTTATAACGAATAATAGCATCTTTTGACGAATCCGCTCTCTTATAGATGGCTTCTCCCGTTTCCTTATTGACCTTTTCTTCAATCACATTTTCGGTCTCGATCGAGCTAAACGCCAAAGGTTTAAAGTACTCAACGGTATCATTATTGGCCTTTTGATGCCCCTCCATGGAGTTCAAAATGATATTCTGGTTAGCAAAGGCATTATTGGCACCAAATTGAATATTTCTTACCAGACTGTTAGTCCCGTATGCAAGTGGGAAGGAATTTGGATTCTTATAGACGACATAACGCTTGTCCTCATAGACCTTGTCTGTGAAATAGCGATGCAGATCAAAGCGGTCTGTAAATCGATAAAAATACATCTTATCTGGATTGGCTTCAATCTCTTTGGGATCAAAATCCTTGGCACTCATAAAGTAACGAACACCATATAATGCATCTGTCAAAGGTGTCCCATTTGAATATTGAGTCGCCGCATTGACACCCAGATCTCCCATGAAAGCAAAGTGATCCATGGTGCTACGTTCCAAACTCGAGCTAAAGGTACTTAGACCCGGATAGGACACCAAAGAAGGAACTGTTCTGGAATAAGCAAAATCTGTGGCAATCCGATAGAATTTTTGATCTGCATTTTCTTGGATATTGTCTGTCACGCGCTTGACCGAAACGGTCGCATCTGCAAACTTGTGCACATCATCATACCCAAATGTTACTTGGGACAAATAGGCATTATAGCCAAACTCAAAGATTGTGAGCACAGATACGACAATCATGGATAAACGTGAGATCTTAAAGTTTAGGATAAAGAGAATGCTCAGGTAGAGCATCGCTGTAATCCCCACTTGCGACAAGAGATAGCCTGTCTTTAATAAGACAGCAGCTAGCACTAAGATGACCGCTGCTAGAGCCATTCGAATCATTTTTTCCAATTGGCTCTTCTGAGATTTTTCCCAATACGCATAGAAGATGAAGCAGGTCACCGCTGCTATTCCCAGAACACTTAGAATAGAGAACTTAGAGAGGAAACGGCTGATCGCTTGCGGTTGAGTCTTTGAGATAAAACTATACTGATGGAAATAGAGATAAACTACCGACAAGAGCAAGCCCAAACCGATGATGCAGTTGGTTCGTTTGGAAATAACGATCTTCTGCTTCATCGCTTGATAAGCTAGGACTAGCATAAAGAATGAAAACAGCCAAGAAAAACGGAAGAAGAAACCGGCTGGGTTTTGTCCCATATGCCATATCTTACTGACAAATTCATTGACAAAGGAAATCAGGAAAATAAGGGTAACAATCCCTGCAGCCCATTTTTTGGCTTTTCCAACTTTTTGCGATAGGAAATAAAAGATAAAACCAAGAAAGCCGAGCGCTCCAATATAAATATTGGGAAGGTTGGGACCCGCTGACCATCCTGAGGTTGTATCAAAGCCACCAACAACCAACTTAGAAAGAATATCTAAGGGGTTAATTTGGAAGGCAAATGAGAAGGTCATGCCTCCGCCAACTTGCCCCTTACTTTCAATCAGGTTGAAAAATACAGGCAAGAGCAAGACTGAGGCTGTCGCAATCCCAATAATCGAATAGATCACCGCTTGCAACAAAGGGATACTAAAGTTTTTAATCTTTGCCTTTAGATCTCCCTCAATCAACAATCTTGGCGACACATAGTAGCAGGCATACAGAGCGATGAAAATGGAGATCATATAGCCCATGTAAAACTGAAGCAAGACTGTCAATCCTAAAGCAAAAGCATACCGATAAGGAGATTTCCCATCTAATAATTCTTCCAAATACACAATCACAATTGGTAACATGATCATGGCATCATAGAAGATGACGTTCATTTGATAGGAAACCAACATTCCTGACAAGGCATAAGCCGTCGAGAATAATGGAACCAACCATTTTCTAGATTCTAATCCTTTGTAACGTCTGATTAAAAGGAAAGCAAAGGATAAACCAATTGCCCCGTATCTGAGCCAAATAGTTAAAAATACTGCTGCCCCAAAATATTTGAGGGGAGCTAGAATGTAGATGATGTTAAAGGGGCTCATTAAATAGTAGCCGAGCACACCGATCATATCTCCACCAAGAGATTTGGTGAAAGAATAACTCAAACTAGATAGATCCCCCGTCAGGATGGCATTTTTTAGCAAGCCAAAGAAACTGATATATTGCTGTCCAAAGTCAACAGCCATCAGGCTCTTACTTCCAAAAGGGTACATCCCTATAACGGCCCACACAACCAGCATAATGGTCATTGGGAGCAGGGCACTTGCAGCATAGAGAACTTTCTTTGGATGTTTTTTCCAAAACTCTTGCCAACGCATGAACCAGATTAACATGTTTTCTCCTATCTTCTTTAGCCGATATGATTTTTCTTCGCTTGTTCGATATTGGTCTCTTCAATGATGAAATGAGGACGACGCTTCACTTCGTAATAGATCTTGCCAATATACTCTCCAAGAATTCCGATGAAGATGAGTTGAACTCCGCTAAATAATATAATAGCCGCAATCGTTGTGAAATAACCACTCACATAATTCCCAGCAGCGAAGATATATTTCATCAACTCAAACACTAGATATAATAGAGCCAGCCCTAAACAGATGAAACCGAATTGAATACAAACACGGAGAGGACGATCATTAAAAGAAATAATTCCTTGAATCGCATAATTCAAAGATTTCTTAAAACCAAACTTGCTCTTTCCAGCCTTACGGGTTTCATTCTTATAAGGAATTACTTTCTCTTTAAAACCAATCCATTCATACAAACCTTTATTAAAGCGATTATACTCTGGCATTGACACAAAGGCTTCCATGGCTTTTCGGCTAAGCAGTCTTAATTCCGATTTCCCGTCTGTTAGGTGAACATCCATGGAGCGGTTTGACAAGAAGTAAAACAAACGTGCAAAGGAACTTCCTACAAAAGATTCCCCTTCACGAGTTCGTTGGCCACTAACAATATCATAGCCTTCATTATAAGCTTCTAAGAATAAGGGAATCAAGTATGGTGGATGCTGGAGATCCCCGTCCATGACCATCACCGCATCCCCACTGGCATATTTAAAACCAGCCAAGATACCACTCTCTCGTCCAAAATTTCGACTGAAACGGATATATTTGATGCGGTCGTTTTCTCTTGCAAATTCTTCAATTAACTCAAAGGTCTTGTCACTACTTCCATCATCGATGTAGAGAATTTCATAATCAGAGAGCTCTTTCCCTAGCATTTGCTCAAGCTGATTAGAAATTTCACGATGGGTTTGAGGAAGTACCAGCTCCTCATTCAAGAGGGTTATTAAGATTGATAATTTCATCCCTTTTCTCCATAATACATTCCCAAAAAAGAGAGAGCTCATGCTCTCCCCTTATATAGAAACTCATTGTTTATTTAATAGACAATTTTCGTTTCAATACGACTGCACCTGCTAACACAAAGGCTCCTGAGAATACAAATCCAGTTGCTGCAACTTCACCTGTATTAGGAAGAAGCGCTTTACGCCCTCCTCCATTGTTTCCACCTTTTGGTCCTGGTTTTCCAGTCGTGGTCGTCGTGGTTGATCCTTCACTTCCTGGAGTCACCGGTTTCTCTGGAGTTGTCGTTGTTGTTGTCGTTGGCGTTGGTTCTGCAGTAGTCGTTGTTGTTGTCGTTGGCTCTGCAGTTGTTGTGGTTGAAGTAGTCGTCGGCTCTGCAGTTGTTGTGGTTGAAGTAGTCGTCGGCTCTTCTGTTGTCGTAGTTGAAGTAGTCGTCGGCTCTTCTGTTGTCGTAGTTGAAGTAGTCGTCGGCTCTTCTGTTGTTGTGGTTGTAGTAGTCGTCGGCTCTTCTGTTGTCGTAGTTGAAGTAGTCGTCGGCTCTTCTGTTGTCGTGGTTGTAGTAGTCGTCGGCTCTTCTGTTGTCGTGGTTGTAGTAGTCGTCGGCTCTTCTGTTGTCGTAGTTGTAGTAGTCGTCGGCTCTGCAGTAGTCGTTGTGGTTGTCGTTGGCTCTGCAGTAGTCGTTGTGGTTGTCGTTGGCTCTGCAGTAGTCGTTGTGGTTGTCGTTGGCTCTGCAGTAGTCGTCGTTGTGGTTGTCGTTGGCTCTGCAGTAGTCGTCGTTGTTGTTGTTGGCTCTGCAGTAGTTGTTGTCGTTGTCGTTGGTTCTGCAGTAGTCGTGGTGGTGGTTGTTGGTTCTGCAGTAGTTGTTGTGGTTGTTGTAGTCGTGGTGGTTGTTGTAGTTGTTGTAGTTGTAGTTGTTTTTTGGTCTACAATATTCTTAGCTACAGGAGATTTTGGTGTTTTGAATTCACCAGCTTCAACTACAGTATCAGCTGCCAACTCATAACCTTCTGGAGCTTTAACTTCTTTAATGATGTATTTGTCACGC encodes the following:
- a CDS encoding dUTP diphosphatase, with the translated sequence MTKIRGFELVSSYTNQDLLPKRETAHAAGYDLKVAERTVIAPGEIVLVPTGVKAYMQAGEVLYLYDRSSNPRKKGLVLINSVGVIDGDYYGNPGNEGHIFAQMKNITDQEVVLEVGERVVQAVFAPFLIADGDEADGVRTGGFGSTGK
- the radA gene encoding DNA repair protein RadA; the encoded protein is MAKKKTTFICQNCAYNSPKYLGRCPNCGSWSSFVEEVEVAEVKNARVSLTGEKTKPMKLADVTSINVHRTKTEMEEFNRVLGGGVVPGSLVLIGGDPGIGKSTLLLQVSTQLSQVGTVLYVSGEESAQQIKLRAERLGDIDSEFYLYAETNMQSVRAEVERIQPNFLIIDSIQTIMSPEISGVQGSVSQVREVTAELMQLAKTNNIAIFIVGHVTKEGTLAGPRMLEHMVDTVLYFEGERHHTFRILRAVKNRFGSTNEIGIFEMQSGGLVEVLNPSQVFLEERLDGATGSSIVVTMEGTRPILAEVQALVTPTMFGNAKRTTTGLDFNRASLIMAVLEKRAGLLLQNQDAYLKSAGGVKLDEPAIDLAVAVAIASSYKDKPTNPQECFVGELGLTGEVRRVNRIEQRINEAAKLGFTKIYVPKNSLTGISTPSGIEVVGVSTLSEVLKKVF
- a CDS encoding isochorismatase family protein, which produces MADYLLVVDMQSDYVAVGKAYHEELTAAVNDKIATYPSERVIYILNRFFWERKDRKKKFTTGLLVVSSRIFEKRRASCFTNPDLKDFLEGNGAKSIEFIGVDGNGCVKASVLAAVKENYQVSVDLSAVGVANQKKFSKTLKQWQDCGIKIG
- a CDS encoding histidine phosphatase family protein, with the protein product MKIIFVRHGEPDYSMLDKIENPQLYSGFGRDLAPLTGKGRSLAKEVAKTACFGKAEIIISSSVTRALETAHYIAVETGLDLFVEPFFHEWRPDLDGTNSDLTSVLVAHEYYLKYQGALSEDSPYRYETDLEMRHRFLRALEKYKNYKTIIIVTHGMLMRQFVPNEKIDFCQVIECDIEI
- a CDS encoding Ig-like domain-containing protein, which codes for MKNRNIKIFSFVLCLVAMLFALGLNRTSAETPGVTVSGKLVDTIKNIKVTNNEGGNLDWELGQWATFRINADFDLAGKNVKKGDTTDLTVPDALIITSQSFEIRDVNTNEVIAHATVDKDNKKLSLTYTDYVEKHSDTQGSFFFYARIDFKKHPQQGEVPVEITVNGETKIGGKVTFKGVGDGNPTPLSKTSWVNDNDHKTVTYTISVNKSKQNIKEVTIEDHLRFTNASYVKDSIKVIKGKFSFEAGEWVFSNRVDVTDQHPVTISEDGQSFVVNLGDISENDQYRIDYDVRLNYEPVDGELLKNDATLKGKQFETKDVTNTAAVQVAGGSGVGYVFTIHVHKVNDESQPLAGAKFKIVRQANNQVIGEYVTDENGDITVNALLKDKYILTETEAPAGYTIKEADTVVNAEDFGKDHKVTKTIVNPKEQTTTTTTTTTTTTTTTSTTTQEPTTTTTTTQEPTTTTTTTEEPTPTTTTTTPESTTTSTTTEEPTTTTTTQEPTTTTTTTEGPKPTPTTTTTTTTTTTTSEKPGPTTTTTTTPEGPTTNTTKPGNPGDSGTTTSNGGRKTFLPKTGEAVATGVILIGVAILSGAVILKRKISNN
- a CDS encoding beta-class carbonic anhydrase, producing the protein MSYFDNFLTANQAYVALHGDLRLPIKPKTQVAIVTCMDSRLHVAPALGLALGDAHILRNAGGRVTDDMIRSLVISQQQMGTREIVVLHHTDCGAQTFENEGFRQHLKKELGVDVGDRDFLPFQDIEESVREDMELLKASPLIPEDVVISGAVYDVDTGLISEVK